acacgcatccggtgtggcttggccttTAATCACCGCTCATGGCGCTCATTGTAAATTgaacctagggttgccagatcgaaaggcgctaaaAATAAGGCGGGaaacaatataatttattcgggattttgggacttaagtcggaaaaaaaaacattcaaattaaagtaattgaataaaaaacaacgatattttacattattggcaccacgtcagctgctctgcccaatctcgccacgcgcgcgcgctgacgggctcgacgcgggtcgctcgctcgtcCGACGATATATAGCAGGGATggtgcggatgccgattttttgacatccacggatgcggatttttaaaggctcacatccgcgggggtgcgtatcataatgaatacgcacttttggtataatttcagtttacaaacgttcaaaacgtatactaatcttatgtataatgcactaaatctatattttcaattagtataacataaaaataatataacatacaatatacatatcgctgtttggtataacatacaaataaacgaataacattTAATGTAACTTTCATTacgcataaaaattaaaataaaataacatctcatataagtacctacctacgctttttcccCGAGGTTTTCACGGAGgtcacactaaatcaataggtaggttacgttcgttaggtagcttgaggtgcccgaagggcaaacagcccagaaataggagccccgcgaagcggggctccgtctagtttaGTTGTgaagcaaatgttttttttttaaacagtgcgGTGAGACCCATGGTAGAAATAagaagaaactgctaccagaaaagtgggttaggttagaactgtaacccccccaaagaaaaagaaacttcaatctgaaatttgttttgtatattatttcaacgttatacctttttatacttatcataaacgatattatatgtaaagttcattatacataataaaattatagaattcattgttatacgtatcgcacgttatacttattgcacgttatgccattcaaaattatactaattgaatttatatattctgagcaatatattataggtttgtatacgttctattacttaccacatccgcggatgcggatgtcaagataggtacaaaaaacgtcaaatattacattttagtaatttttatttcaaaaaaccggccaagtgcgagtcggactcgcgttccaagggttccgtacattaagtcccacttacgcttgactgctaatttctaataggttttttggctaatgactaaattacctagcagtctagcacttacgccgatgctaagacgttcctgtagcgacctgggggccgatttttgaatttcgatcgctcgatttcgtcactcgaaaatcggtggaaaacggcgaaatgctataatttttgaaatacgagcgatcgaaatttggaatctattggtattgatctattagtagaatttaaatgcctagtagtggagatattaattaacgaaatacacgaaatcgagtggtcgaaattcaaaaatcggccccctgttccacatccgcatccgcattaaatccgcatcgattttatgcggatgcggatgttgaaaataatgcggaagttccgcggttgcggatgcggatattcgcaacatccctggacgatagttcggaacttgaaattactgttttataacgtgaagctgattttcgggacaattttcacttggtcgggaatcgtGAACACATTCTAAACTTTAAAGTAAGTAAGAtcttctcttcttcctcgcgttatccccgcattttgccacggctcacataggagcctggggtccgcttgacaactaatctcatgatttgacgtaggcactagtttttacgaaagcgacagccatctgaccttccaacccagaggggaaactaggccttattgggattagtccggtttcctcacgatgttttccttcaccgaaaagcgactagtacttaaatatcaaatgatatttcgtacataagttccgaaaaactcattggtacgagccggagtttgaacccgcgacctccggattacaagtcgcacgctcttaccgctaggccaccagcgcttttaaaAAAAGTAAGTAAGACTCTCCTCAAAATCTCCTTCAATTTCTTGCGGCACGAACTCTGCAACCTCATCAGAAAATAAAGATTTACCTATGTTTAAACTTAGCGTTGTTTCCGGTCAATGGCGCACGGGACACTGATAAGCGCACGTTACCCAGAGATGTGCAAAGCTGTTGTcgattattattacctactaatcAGCGAACTGCAGTGTCGTTACTACAAAATaaatgcgtccaaagttaaaacgaccgtttttgttttgagttcatagatcgacgaatccagatacataaaaactagttttatggattcaaaaggtacttaaatacaaaatacagtatgTAGCtactttttagtgttccgtacaaaactttgttcacggaaaactttttaattatctatcgtaaaattttaataatcacAATTATTTACCTAGTGAAGctatagcacagaataactaatagtactaccgtacagaaaattcaccccttcacaaaagtcaggtttaggtataaaattacacctatatcgccgcctgcaagcaaaattgaaacttataaccgcgcacgaaccgtgaatctcctttgcgcgccgcagttttatgacagagctgtgagtgtcggcacggggttatcacttgacaagtttttatacctatacccactgatttattgtttttaagataaatatgtaggaattacaaacgttgattacgtaaacatacatgttttatccgaaaatagcatgtctgattctcgcggagtaagtttcgaagccattgtgtattttcaattttgcgcgagcgccacgtgacacgactatcgtgcacgccgagcggcagcccactgctatacgcctgtctgatgggcgcgccggccaaatgtacctaaactgcggagtgacacccccctggctatagttcgttttttttagcataaagcccttgctacacggtcgccgacaagccttctaaccgtctgaccttggtctgtccttggtcagttttggtcaaattttgttggaaacaactgtctacacggtccgtccagaccaaggccacgcggtctgaggggcttgtcggcgaccgtgtagcaagggctttagaaataagtttctATTTAGATGGCTATGAAATCAATCCTTTCTTCCACCCCTTTGGATAGTAAGGTTCCCGCGGAcggttaacacgttcactgtcagGCCAAAATCCATGCCATTCGCTACATGTCGGCGTTAAAACAAACAACTATATAAGACTCCCCCGTGGAGTCCAATCGCGCACTTGACAAATAAACAACGCTGCATGTCAAGAACTCCGCTCGGGAGTTCATTTGTTTCTTTACCGTATGTCGTCGACTCCGCTAAGGAGTCCAGGGCTGTCACAGACCAAAATTGCAGAGACCaagcatttttaaatttataacacaATACATTCAGGCTGCGTTCAGAAAGAAGCTCGCCGTTCTATTGGCCTTGATGGCGTCGCGGGCGGGCGGGCGGTCTAGTGTAGtgtgctcagcagtgggacgtatataggctgacaGGATGATGATTATATTGATTATACATATCGCGTCTGCGGCCAGCGTAATGTGGCCGCTACACGGGCGCGATTAAGAGTGAGAAATAACAATGTTAGAATGAGACATCAGCTGTCAAATTAGTCGCGTGACTTTTTTGTGGCGCACGCGATTTGATAATGAGTCGAGGACATTTCTTTTTACGAAATCTTAGTAATTTATTAGGGAAAATCTCAGAGAAAATAAATGATGTTGTTTTTtgcaaacaaataataatacatgcTATTCATTGAACAACGTTATGCAACATTTTATTCGGTTTCCGAATGAGAATTTTGTGCGTCTGTGCCCAGCCTAATATCGGCATCGTGAACCAAACgtcaaatgtgacatttccCTTACTCAAATAAAATAACGAATCGTGCGCACTATGGGCAACTGGTAATTAACAATTCActattagttttcttgttgtAGTAatataattgtcattaaaattaatataatgtaCTTCTTTTTTTATAGCTGACGTAAACACGATGGTTTTAAAGGTATTTATTGTCGTGTGGTTCGATTTGgcacctatacctacttattttaatatCATACTGCACTTGGGATGTGTAATGCTGCCGATATTGTTTGTGCTGGCTTAAATTAACATTGCCTTACAGCGTGTGTTGTCCAACTAACCTCTGAAATACTTGTGGGGATGCATTTGGAATGGTTGAATCAGTTTTACGTTGATAACTGATACTAATGTTACTGACTACTTAATGGTTTAATACTTAATTATGACTTGCAGCATTCAGAGGACCCCATGCGGATGCCTGGAATGGCTTATGCCGTGTACCAAAATGTAAGTTtcttacaagcttttatatcATTTGCACTGTTACTACGTTCTAAAAATAAGGTTGACACACAAGTCTCTTTGAAATAAGGTGATAAATTTGTCCGAAGTTATAGAATTCTacttagtttaattaatttatgataCTGTTTGTTTATGTAATTAGTAGACAAGTCATTTAACAAAGTTTAGCAAATATTAAGTGCCTAACACCTAGCTTGTCATAACAtgtatttatagttttatttttattcatactGGGAGCTCAAACATTAATGATTGATATATTCACAGAAACAATGAGCAAACACCGCTGCTGAGCCAGCAGGAGCCACTGGCGGAGCTGCTGCCGGAGCCGCTGCCAGAGCAGCCCCCAGAGCAGCGTTGTAGCCTTTCCGACCACAGGCTTTGGCTACAACTCAGGCTGTACAGGGCGCTGCTCCTGCCCGAAGAACCCAGGCAGCCGCTTGACCCGTCGGAGCTCCTGGCTGCTCAACAGCGGTGGCGGGCAGCTGTAAAAGCTGCGCAGGAACGCTGCTTCAAATAGGGAGCCCTATGCATTATTAATTTGGTGTGTATAGGGCTCCCTaatataaatgaattaaaattatcgatttttaaatttgagtttcattacaatctATTACATCAAACTACTAAAAGCCTGGAATCATATAGCttatgatattattattaactttTGAAATAATCCTACAAACATACATCCAGTCTAAAAATGAAATGATTATGGTGAAGATGTAAATCCTTGAGAGGGAGGCAATAAAAATACTTGTCAgttgcaattatttatttacatattgtaCATTAATTGTATTTGTGAAATGAAGGAAAACATTCCAGACAAAAACCGGGTGAAGATGGGCACTTGACACACTGGTGACACAAAGTTTGTTTTCTAACTTTTGATGTATCCCAGCATTGCTTGCACCTTTTTCTTTTAGTACGGCCACCCTCAGGTTTAGGCAGGTGCGAGGGATAGTGAATACcctgattattattaatttcgcCAGGTATACTCAAAGGTGGCGGTGGCAGCAAACTTGTAATAACGGCTTCTCTGAAGTTAAAGTAACTAGTTTTACCATTTTTATATGTTACTAATACAAACAGAATAAAAGATTAATAATCCTCAAAAAACGAGATATAGTGACAACCCTAAAAAATCGACTGTTTCGTAAGAACTCGCTAGAGGAGTCGGATGACATTGCCATTGGCCATCTATAATTATATAGTACGAACTCCCCTCGGGAGTCGGGTGACATGTGAGCAAAGTTACTTAGAACTCCCTAGGGGCGTTCTTGACATTGAACGTGTTAAGAGCATATTTTTTTCGGATAC
This portion of the Cydia amplana chromosome 7, ilCydAmpl1.1, whole genome shotgun sequence genome encodes:
- the LOC134649818 gene encoding uncharacterized protein LOC134649818 isoform X1 gives rise to the protein MTCSIQRTPCGCLEWLMPCTKINNEQTPLLSQQEPLAELLPEPLPEQPPEQRCSLSDHRLWLQLRLYRALLLPEEPRQPLDPSELLAAQQRWRAAVKAAQERCFK
- the LOC134649818 gene encoding uncharacterized protein LOC134649818 isoform X2 — encoded protein: MPCTKINNEQTPLLSQQEPLAELLPEPLPEQPPEQRCSLSDHRLWLQLRLYRALLLPEEPRQPLDPSELLAAQQRWRAAVKAAQERCFK